The following are encoded in a window of Cervus canadensis isolate Bull #8, Minnesota chromosome 11, ASM1932006v1, whole genome shotgun sequence genomic DNA:
- the LOC122450167 gene encoding olfactory receptor 52N4-like, whose product MIILNQTDLTPASFILTGIPGLEDRHFWISLPFCTMYVVAVVGNCGLLYLIRYEDSLHKSMYYFLAMLSLTDLVMCTTTIPKALCIFWFHLKEISFDECLVQMFFIYAFTGMESGVLMLMALDRYVAICYPLHYSTILTNPIIAKAGLATFLRGVLLVIPLTFIIKRLPYCRGNIIHHTYCDHMAVAKLSCGNIKINVIYGLMVALLIGGFDILCISVSYTMILWAVVSLSSAEARRKAFSTCTAHICAIGFSYSPAFFCFFSHRFGGHRIPPSCHIIVANIYLLLPPTMNPIVYGVKTKQIRDCVIRILLGSKDTKPHSI is encoded by the coding sequence ATGATAATTCTAAACCAAACAGACCTGACACCAGCTTCATTCATTCTTACTGGAATCCCAGGACTGGAGGACAGGCATTTCTGGATTTCTTTGCCATTCTGCACAATGTATGTTGTGGCTGTGGTTGGTAATTGTGGACTCCTCTACCTTATTCGATATGAGGATTCCTTGCACAAGTCCATGTAttactttttggccatgctatcTCTAACTGACCTTGTCATGTGCACTACTACAATTCCTAAAGCCCTCTGCATCTTCTGGTTCCATCTTAAGGAAATTAGCTTTGATGAATGCCTGGTCCAGATGTTCTTCATCTATGCCTTCACAGGGATGGAGTCTGGGGTGCTTATGCTTATGGCCTtagaccgctatgtggccatctgctaCCCTCTGCATTATTCAACTATCCTCACCAATCCTATCATTGCAAAGGCTGGGCTTGCCACTTTCCTGAGAGGTGTGTTGCTTGTCATTCCCTTGACTTTCATCATCAAAAGACTACCCTATTGCAGAGGCAATATAATACACCATACCTACTGTGACCACATGGCTGTAGCCAAATTATCTTGTGGAAATATCAAGATCAATGTCATCTATGGTCTAATGGTCGCCCTCCTGATTGGGGGTTTTGACATCTTGTGCATCTCAGTCTCCTACACCATGATCCTCTGGGCGGTGGTCAGCCTCTCCTCCGCAGAAGCTCGGCGGAAGGCCTTCAGCACCTGCACTGCCCACATCTGTGCTATAGGTTTCTCCTACAGCCCAgccttcttctgtttcttttcccacCGCTTTGGGGGTCACAGGATTCCTCCATCATGCCACATCATTGTGGCCAATATTTATCTGCTCTTGCCTCCCACTATGAACCCTATCGTCTATGGAGTGAAAACCAAGCAGATACGAGACTGTGTCATAAGGATCCTTTTAGGTTCTAAGGATACTAAACCCCACAGCATATGA
- the LOC122449267 gene encoding olfactory receptor 52N4-like — MILLNQTDVTPACFILNGIPGLEDMHMWISFPFCSMYVVAIVGNCGLLYLIRYEDSLHRPMYYFLAMLSLTDLVMCSSTTPKDLCIFWFQLKEISFEECLVQMFFIHTFTGMESGVLMLMALDRYVAICYPLRYSTILTNPVIAKVGVATFLRAVFLIIPLVFFTKRLPYCRGNVIHHTYCDQLSVAKLSCGNIKINVIYGLMAAFLIGGFDILCITISYTMILRAVVSLSSAEARRKAFSTCTAHICAIVFSYSPAFFCFFFNRFGSHTIPSSCHIIVANIYLLLPPTMNPIVYGVKTKQIRDCVLRILSGSKNTKSYVTYLSGKR, encoded by the coding sequence ATGATACTGCTGAACCAAACAGATGTGACACCAGCCTGTTTTATTCTTAATGGGATCCCAGGACTGGAGGACATGCACatgtggatttccttcccattctgttCCATGTATGTTGTAGCTATTGTAGGGAACTGTGGTCTCCTCTACCTCATTCGCTATGAGGACTCACTACACAGACCCATGTATTACTTCTTGGCCATGCTTTCCTTAACTGACCTTGTCATGTGCTCTAGTACCACCCCTAAAGATCTTTGCATCTTCTGGTTTCAACTCAAGGAAATCAGCTTTGAAGAATGTTTGGTCCAGATGTTCTTTATTCACACCTTcacagggatggaatctggggtGCTCATGCTTATGGCCTtggaccgctatgtggccatctgctaCCCTCTGCGCTATTCAACTATCCTCACCAATCCTGTCATTGCAAAAGTTGGGGTTGCCACTTTCCTGAGAGCAGTATTTCTCATCATTCCCTTGGTTTTCTTCACCAAGCGACTACCCTACTGCAGAGGCAACGTAATACACCATACCTACTGTGACCAGCTATCCGTAGCCAAGCTATCTTGTGGGAATATCAAGATCAATGTCATCTATGGTCTGATGGCTGCCTTCCTAATTGGGGGCTTTGACATCCTGTGCATCACCATCTCCTACACCATGATCCTCCGGGCAGTGGTCAGTCTATCATCAGCAGAAGCTCGGCGGAAGGCCTTCAGCACCTGCACTGCCCACATCTGTGCTATAGTTTTCTCCTACAGCCCAgccttcttctgtttcttttttaatcgCTTTGGGAGCCATACAATTCCTTCATCTTGTCACATCATTGTGGCCAATATTTACCTGCTCCTACCTCCCACTATGAACCCTATTGTCTATGGGGTGAAAACCAAGCAGATACGAGATTGTGTCCTAAGGATCCTTTCAGGTTCTAAGAATACAAAATCCTATGTCACATATCTTTCAGGGAAGAGATga
- the LOC122450174 gene encoding olfactory receptor 52N4, which produces MLKLNKTEWVPPSFILNGVPGLEDVHIWISFPFCSMYVVAMAGNCGLLYLIYCEDSLHKPMYYFLAMLSLTDLVICSSTVPKALSIFWFHLKKIGSDGCLIQMFFVHTFTGMESGVLMLMALDRYVAICYPLHYSTILTNPVIAKAGLSTFLRGVLLIIPFPFLIKRLPYCRGNVIPHTYCDHMSVAKLSCGNTKVNAIYGLIVALLIGGFDILCITVSYTMILRAVVSLSSAEARRKAFSTCTAHICAIVFSYSPAFFSFFSHRFGGHTVPPSCHIIMANIYLLLPPTMNPVVYGVKTKQIRDCVLGILSGSKNTKSQNI; this is translated from the coding sequence ATGCTAAAGTTGAATAAAACGGAGTGGGTCCCACCCTCATTCATTCTGAATGGAGTCCCAGGACTGGAAGATGTGCatatttggatttccttccctttctgctcCATGTATGTCGTAGCTATGGCAGGGAATTGTGGACTCCTCTACCTCATCTACTGTGAGGACTCCTTGCACAAACCTATGTATTACTTCTTGGCCATGCTTTCCCTAACTGATCTTGTCATATGCTCTAGCACAGTCCCTAAAGCCCTCTCCATCTTCTGGTTTCATCTCAAGAAAATTGGCTCTGATGGATGCCTGATCCAGATGTTCTTCGTCCACACCTTCACAGGGATGGAGTCTGGGGTGCTCATGCTCATGGCCCTggaccgctacgtggccatctgctACCCTCTGCACTACTCAACTATCCTCACCAATCCCGTCATTGCAAAGGCGGGTCTCTCCACCTTTCTCAGAGGGGTGCTGCTCAtcattcccttccctttcctcatcAAGCGCCTGCCCTACTGCAGAGGCAATGTAATCCCCCACACGTATTGTGACCACATGTCTGTGGCCAAGCTGTCTTGTGGAAATACCAAGGTCAATGCTATCTATGGTCTGATTGTCGCCCTCCTGATTGGAGGCTTTGACATCCTGTGCATCACAGTCTCCTACACCATGATCCTGAGGGCGGTGGTCAGCCTCTCCTCAGCAGAAGCTCGGCGGAAGGCCTTCAGCACCTGCACTGCCCACATCTGTGCTATAGTTTTCTCCTACAGCCcagccttcttctccttcttttcccATCGCTTTGGGGGCCATACAGTGCCTCCCTCTTGTCACATCATTATGGCCAATATTTATCTACTGTTGCCTCCAACTATGAATCCTGTTGTGTATGGAGTGAAAACCAAGCAGATAAGAGATTGTGTTTTAGGAATCCTTTCAGGTTCTAAGAATACCAAATCCCAAAACATTTGA